A window of the Erpetoichthys calabaricus chromosome 10, fErpCal1.3, whole genome shotgun sequence genome harbors these coding sequences:
- the LOC114658429 gene encoding odorant receptor 131-2-like, which translates to MKNIVVVTVWIFISLISGVLVSTYFKNPVFYENPRYILFTHMVINDMFQLTLAVILYVISYVFYTIKVYFCCFLILLALFATMVTPLNLAAMAVERYIAICNPLHHSQICTVQRTHLLIGLIWVAAVSPFITDFFVTLAIEPVSFFQSSVFCHPVNVFKAPYLLYKRPIIDALFFCFVTLTLLYTYIKIVFEAKGATSDKSSATKAHNTILLHGFQLLMCLLTYVIYPVETVLLYIFPDRIPDVRYSTYLTVYILPRFLSPIIYGVRDTAFRRHLKKYHLCHAKRAKVKTLSCMR; encoded by the coding sequence atgaaaaatattgTAGTTGTCACTGTTTGGATCTTCATCAGCCTCATCAGTGGGGTTTTGGTTTCCACATACTTCAAAAATCCAGTGTTTTATGAGAATCCCCGTTACATTCTGTTCACTCACATGGTCATCAATGACATGTTCCAGTTGACCCTGGCAGTGATTCTATACGTTATTAGTTATGTATTTTACACAATAAAGGTTTATTTCTGCTGTTTTCTCATACTGCTGGCTTTGTTTGCCACTATGGTCACCCCACTAAACCTTGCTGCCATGGCTGTTGAGCGCTACATCGCCATCTGCAATCCCCTGCATCACTCTCAGATTTGCACAGTGCAACGGACTCACCTGCTCATTGGGTTGATTTGGGTGGCCGCCGTCAGTCCTTTTATTACAGACTTTTTTGTAACTCTGGCAATAGAGCCTGTCAGTTTCTTTCAGTCCTCTGTGTTTTGCCACCCAGTTAATGTTTTTAAAGCCCCTTATTTACTTTACAAAAGACCCATAATAGATGCATTGTTCTTCTGTTTTGTCACCTTGACTCTACTTTACACTTACATAAAAATAGTGTTTGAAGCTAAGGGAGCCACCTCTGACAAATCCTCTGCCACTAAAGCTCACAACACAATCCTGCTTCACGGCTTTCAGCTTCTCATGTGCTTACTTACATATGTAATCTACCCTGTTGAGACTGTCCTCTTATACATATTTCCAGACCGAATCCCAGATGTTCGTTACTCAACTTATCtgactgtatatattttaccaaGGTTCCTCAGTCCTATCATCTATGGTGTGCGAGACACAGCATTTAGAAGACATTTGAAAAAATACCACTTGTGTCATGCAAAAAGAGCTAAAGTGAAGACACTGAGTTGTATGAGGTGA